Proteins from a genomic interval of Rhodothermus marinus:
- a CDS encoding cation:proton antiporter produces MLLAGVALPFLGELVALVVTSVLIAYLCYQIRLVPIVGFLLAGVLIGPGVLGLVRNETLIQNTAEIGVILLLFTIGIEFKLDQLRRIWRELLLGGGLQVGLTTLVVLGLSLALGIDVRAALFTGFLVALSSTAIVLSVLSDRQETDTVVGRLAVAMLIFQDLAIVAMVLLVPVLGGGHGSALETLRALGEALLVVGGVLVLARRLVPWLLERIAHTRRHELFLLSVVAICFGTAWVTSLFGVSLALGAFLAGLVVSESTYSEYALSEILPLKALFNAVFFVSVGLLLDVSFVLARPLLVVGIVLGVLLVKVLATAAATRLLGYPMRVALALGLTLAQIGEFSFVLAQAGRDVGLTPAGMGEAGTQGLLAATVLLMAATPFLMALGRRLNVQLLRREGATPEAPPEKAALEDHVIVVGYGPAGQRLVRVLRETGIPFIVIELNPHTVRAARAEGIPILYGDASRRHILEHAAIDRAKVCVVAINDEAATRRIVELARFLNPTLQIIVRTRFLRDVEPLQRAGADIVVPEELETSVRIFTQVLQAYFVPEDEIQRQVAAIRSGDYRIFRGSIQEAHLMVLQGLDEEGLHTRAVVVREGAPVAGRTLAELNLRQRYGLTVLAVRRGNRTIGSPAGDFRIEPGDRLVLIGLADQFARCADLFRPPRPSVAEA; encoded by the coding sequence ATGCTGCTGGCCGGCGTTGCCTTGCCATTCCTGGGGGAGCTGGTGGCGCTCGTGGTGACGAGCGTCCTGATCGCCTATCTGTGCTACCAGATCCGGCTGGTGCCGATCGTGGGGTTTCTGCTGGCCGGCGTGCTGATCGGGCCGGGCGTGCTGGGGCTGGTCCGCAACGAGACGCTCATCCAGAACACGGCCGAGATCGGCGTCATCCTGCTGCTGTTCACGATCGGCATCGAGTTCAAGCTGGACCAGCTCCGGCGCATCTGGCGCGAACTGCTCCTGGGGGGCGGGTTGCAGGTGGGGCTGACCACGCTGGTCGTACTCGGGTTGTCGCTGGCGCTGGGCATCGATGTGCGTGCGGCGCTTTTTACGGGCTTTCTGGTGGCGCTCAGCAGTACGGCGATCGTGCTGAGCGTGCTCAGCGATCGGCAGGAGACCGACACGGTGGTCGGGCGCCTGGCCGTAGCCATGCTGATCTTCCAGGATCTGGCCATTGTGGCCATGGTGCTGCTGGTGCCCGTGCTGGGCGGCGGGCACGGCTCGGCGCTTGAGACGCTCCGAGCGCTCGGCGAGGCGCTGCTGGTCGTGGGCGGCGTGCTCGTGCTGGCCCGCCGGCTCGTCCCCTGGCTGCTGGAACGCATCGCCCACACGCGCCGCCATGAGCTGTTTCTGCTGTCGGTGGTGGCCATCTGCTTCGGGACGGCCTGGGTGACCAGTCTGTTCGGCGTCAGCCTGGCGCTGGGCGCCTTTCTGGCGGGGCTGGTCGTCAGCGAAAGCACCTACAGCGAATACGCCCTGAGTGAGATTCTCCCGCTCAAGGCGCTGTTCAATGCCGTCTTCTTCGTGTCGGTGGGACTTTTGCTCGACGTGTCGTTCGTGCTCGCGCGGCCGCTGCTGGTGGTGGGGATCGTGCTGGGCGTGCTGCTGGTGAAGGTGCTGGCGACGGCGGCCGCCACGCGCCTGCTGGGTTACCCGATGCGGGTGGCACTGGCACTCGGGTTGACGCTGGCGCAGATCGGAGAATTTTCGTTCGTGCTGGCGCAGGCCGGGCGCGACGTGGGACTCACGCCGGCCGGGATGGGGGAGGCCGGCACGCAGGGTCTGCTGGCTGCGACGGTGCTGCTCATGGCCGCCACGCCGTTTCTGATGGCGCTCGGACGACGGCTGAACGTGCAACTGCTCCGACGCGAAGGAGCCACGCCCGAAGCGCCTCCGGAAAAAGCCGCACTCGAGGACCATGTGATCGTGGTGGGCTACGGACCGGCCGGGCAGCGTCTGGTGCGTGTGCTCCGGGAGACGGGCATTCCGTTCATCGTCATTGAGTTGAACCCGCACACGGTCCGGGCTGCCCGAGCGGAGGGCATTCCCATCCTGTACGGCGATGCCAGCCGCCGACATATCCTGGAGCATGCGGCCATCGATCGGGCCAAGGTGTGCGTGGTGGCGATCAACGACGAGGCCGCCACGCGGCGCATCGTGGAACTGGCGCGCTTTCTGAACCCGACGCTTCAGATCATCGTGCGCACGCGCTTTCTGCGGGATGTGGAGCCGCTTCAGCGGGCCGGTGCCGACATCGTGGTGCCCGAGGAGCTGGAAACGTCCGTGCGTATCTTCACGCAGGTGCTACAGGCCTACTTCGTGCCGGAGGATGAGATTCAGCGGCAGGTGGCGGCCATCCGCTCGGGCGACTACCGGATCTTCCGGGGCAGCATTCAGGAAGCCCACCTGATGGTGCTGCAGGGGCTCGACGAAGAGGGCCTCCACACGCGGGCCGTCGTGGTGCGCGAAGGCGCACCGGTGGCAGGCAGGACGCTGGCCGAACTGAACCTGCGCCAGCGCTACGGGCTGACCGTGCTGGCCGTGCGTCGGGGCAACCGGACGATCGGCAGTCCCGCCGGCGACTTTCGCATCGAACCCGGTGATCGGCTCGTGCTCATCGGGCTGGCCGATCAGTTCGCCCGCTGCGCCGACCTATTCCGCCCGCCGCGTCCCTCGGTAGCGGAAGCTTAG
- a CDS encoding P-II family nitrogen regulator — MLTVTLKLVTIVAERVLQERLLRELKELGARGYTLTEVSGEGSRGVRASEWEGHNVKIETIVSPEVADRIIEHIAEHYFQYYAVIVYAQPVEVVRGDKYV; from the coding sequence ATGCTGACGGTAACGCTCAAGCTGGTAACCATCGTGGCCGAACGCGTGCTGCAGGAGCGGCTGCTACGCGAGCTGAAAGAGCTGGGCGCCCGCGGCTACACGCTGACCGAAGTGTCCGGCGAAGGGTCGCGCGGCGTGCGCGCCAGCGAATGGGAGGGCCACAACGTGAAAATCGAAACGATCGTCAGTCCCGAGGTGGCCGATCGGATCATCGAGCACATTGCCGAGCATTATTTTCAGTACTATGCGGTGATCGTGTACGCCCAGCCGGTCGAGGTCGTGCGGGGCGACAAATACGTCTGA
- the gcvP gene encoding aminomethyl-transferring glycine dehydrogenase, whose amino-acid sequence MAIDLSFTDRFVERHIGPSPTEIQEMLQALGLSSLEELVDQTIPASIRTQRPLALPPALSEAELLARLQELAAKNVPFRSFIGMGYYDTITPPVIQRNVLENPAWYTAYTPYQAEIAQGRLEALLNFQTMVIDLTGLELANASLLDEATAAAEAMMMLHRVARDPARNTFFVSEACHPQTIAVVETRAEPLGIRVVVGDHRTFEPGPDLFGALVQYPATDGAIYDYRDFCERVHAAGAYVVVAADLLSLTLLVPPGEFGADVAVGSTQRFGIPMGYGGPHAAYFATREAFKRQVPGRIIGVSRDADGNPALRMALQTREQHIRREKATSNICTAQVLLAVMAGFYAVYHGPDGLRRIAERIHNLTRVLAAGLERLGYRLRHTHFFDTLRIETTPEEATRIREAALARRVNLRYYEDGTVGLSLDEATTAEELETLLDIFALDRPRTFTAAELAAEMEPGYQGPLARTSPYLTHPVFHRYHSETELMRYMHRLVGRDLSLVHSMIPLGSCTMKLNAAVELAPLSWPAFMRVHPFAPPEQVAGYREMLNELEAWLKEITGFAAVTFQPNSGAAGEYTGLLMIRAYHRSRGEGHRNVCLIPASAHGTNPASAVMAGMQVVVVQCDENGNIDLEDLRAKAEAHRDRLAALMVTYPSTHGVFEPHIREVCDVVHACGGLVYLDGANMNAQVGLCRPAEYGADVCHLNLHKTFAIPHGGGGPGAGPVCVAEHLKPFLPGHPVVPTGGAQAIGPVAAAPYGSASILLISWAYIALMGADGLRRASEVAILNANYLARRLEAGYDILYRGPNGRVAHEFIVDLRPYRRQGVTEIDVAKRLMDYGFHAPTVSFPVVGTMMIEPTESESKEELDRFCEALLSIRAEIEEVLQGQADPERNVLKQAPHTATMVASDHWDLPYSREKAAFPAPWTRTHKFWPAVRRVDEAYGDRNLVCACPPVEAYAV is encoded by the coding sequence ATGGCTATCGATCTGTCTTTTACCGATCGGTTCGTAGAGCGGCACATCGGCCCTTCGCCGACGGAGATCCAGGAGATGCTGCAGGCGCTGGGCCTTTCGTCGCTGGAGGAGTTGGTGGATCAGACGATCCCGGCGTCCATTCGCACGCAGCGGCCGCTGGCGCTTCCGCCGGCACTCAGCGAGGCCGAGTTGCTGGCGCGGTTGCAGGAACTGGCGGCAAAGAACGTCCCGTTCCGCTCGTTCATCGGGATGGGCTACTACGACACGATCACGCCGCCGGTCATTCAGCGCAACGTGCTGGAGAATCCGGCCTGGTACACGGCCTATACGCCCTATCAGGCGGAGATTGCTCAGGGTCGGCTGGAAGCGCTTTTGAATTTCCAGACCATGGTCATCGACTTGACCGGGCTGGAGCTGGCCAATGCCTCGCTGCTCGACGAGGCGACGGCCGCCGCCGAGGCCATGATGATGCTGCATCGCGTCGCGCGTGATCCCGCTCGCAACACGTTCTTCGTCTCGGAAGCCTGTCATCCACAGACGATCGCGGTCGTCGAGACGCGCGCCGAGCCGCTGGGCATCCGTGTGGTGGTGGGGGATCACCGGACGTTCGAGCCGGGACCGGACCTGTTCGGGGCGCTCGTGCAGTATCCGGCTACCGACGGTGCCATCTACGACTACCGGGACTTCTGCGAGCGCGTGCACGCGGCCGGGGCCTACGTGGTGGTGGCCGCCGACCTGCTGAGCCTGACGCTGCTCGTCCCACCGGGTGAGTTCGGCGCCGACGTGGCCGTGGGCAGCACGCAGCGCTTCGGTATTCCCATGGGCTACGGCGGACCGCACGCCGCCTACTTCGCCACGCGCGAGGCTTTCAAGCGCCAGGTGCCCGGACGCATCATCGGCGTGTCGCGGGATGCCGACGGCAACCCGGCGCTGCGCATGGCGCTGCAGACCCGCGAGCAGCACATCCGCCGCGAAAAAGCCACTTCGAACATCTGCACGGCGCAGGTGCTGCTGGCCGTCATGGCCGGCTTCTACGCCGTCTATCACGGACCGGACGGCCTGCGCCGCATTGCCGAGCGCATCCACAACCTGACGCGCGTGCTGGCCGCCGGGCTGGAGCGGCTGGGCTACCGGCTGCGCCACACCCATTTCTTCGATACACTGCGCATCGAAACCACCCCGGAAGAAGCCACTCGCATTCGCGAGGCGGCGCTGGCCCGGCGCGTCAACCTGCGCTACTACGAGGACGGCACAGTCGGCCTGTCGCTCGACGAGGCCACGACGGCTGAGGAACTGGAGACGCTGCTGGACATCTTCGCGCTGGATCGGCCGCGGACGTTCACGGCCGCCGAGCTGGCCGCCGAAATGGAGCCCGGCTATCAGGGCCCGCTGGCCCGCACTTCGCCCTACCTGACGCATCCGGTCTTTCATCGCTACCACTCCGAGACCGAGTTGATGCGCTACATGCACCGGCTGGTCGGCCGGGACCTCTCGCTCGTGCACAGCATGATCCCGCTGGGCTCCTGCACGATGAAGCTGAACGCGGCCGTCGAACTGGCGCCGCTGAGCTGGCCCGCCTTCATGCGCGTGCATCCGTTCGCGCCGCCCGAGCAGGTGGCCGGCTATCGGGAAATGCTGAACGAACTGGAGGCCTGGCTGAAAGAGATCACCGGCTTTGCAGCCGTCACCTTCCAGCCGAATTCCGGTGCGGCCGGTGAGTACACGGGCCTGCTCATGATCCGGGCCTACCATCGGAGCCGGGGCGAGGGGCACCGCAACGTCTGTCTGATTCCCGCCTCGGCGCACGGGACGAATCCCGCCAGTGCGGTGATGGCGGGTATGCAGGTAGTTGTGGTGCAATGCGACGAAAACGGCAACATCGACCTGGAAGACCTGCGTGCCAAGGCCGAGGCGCATCGCGATCGACTGGCCGCACTCATGGTGACCTATCCGTCCACGCACGGCGTCTTCGAGCCGCACATCCGCGAGGTGTGCGACGTCGTGCATGCCTGCGGCGGTCTGGTGTACCTGGACGGGGCGAACATGAACGCGCAGGTGGGGCTGTGCCGCCCGGCCGAGTACGGCGCCGATGTGTGCCACCTGAACCTGCACAAGACGTTCGCTATTCCGCACGGTGGCGGCGGACCCGGCGCCGGACCCGTCTGCGTGGCCGAGCACCTGAAGCCGTTCCTGCCCGGCCATCCGGTCGTGCCGACCGGCGGTGCGCAGGCGATCGGTCCCGTGGCGGCCGCTCCCTACGGCAGCGCCAGCATACTGCTGATCTCCTGGGCCTACATCGCGCTGATGGGCGCCGACGGGCTCCGGCGGGCGTCGGAGGTGGCCATCCTGAACGCCAACTATCTGGCCCGTCGCCTCGAAGCGGGCTACGACATCCTGTACCGGGGACCGAACGGCCGCGTGGCGCACGAATTCATCGTGGACCTGCGGCCCTACCGGCGGCAGGGCGTCACGGAAATCGACGTGGCCAAGCGGCTGATGGACTACGGTTTCCACGCGCCGACGGTCTCGTTCCCCGTGGTAGGGACCATGATGATCGAGCCCACCGAGAGCGAGTCGAAGGAAGAGCTGGACCGCTTCTGCGAGGCGCTGCTCTCGATCCGGGCCGAGATCGAAGAGGTGCTGCAGGGCCAGGCCGATCCGGAGCGCAACGTGCTCAAGCAGGCGCCCCACACGGCCACGATGGTGGCCTCGGACCACTGGGATCTTCCGTACTCCCGTGAGAAGGCGGCCTTCCCGGCGCCGTGGACGCGCACGCACAAGTTCTGGCCGGCCGTGCGGCGCGTGGACGAGGCCTACGGCGATCGAAACCTGGTGTGCGCCTGCCCGCCCGTGGAAGCCTACGCCGTCTGA
- a CDS encoding NAD(P)/FAD-dependent oxidoreductase, which translates to MAQDRPRVVIVGAGFGGLTLARALRRDPVEVVLIDRQNYHTFQPLLYQVATAGLEPEEIAHAVRGIFQGRRNFRFVMGTVVGVDWNAQAVLLEDGDRIGFDYLVLATGAVTHYFGIDGAATHAFPLKTLEDAIALRSHIIRQFEEADRHPERIREGLLNIVVVGGGPTGIEMAGALVEWFELVFRKDYPHLPMNRARVLLVEALDTVLATYDERLQQYARQQLRQRGVELHLGDPVARVTSEAVYLQSGERIPTRTVIWAAGVRASPLADRLGLPQTRGGRIEVEADLRVPGYPNVFVIGDLAASRDEEGRLHPQMAPVAIQGARHVARQIQRLLQGQETEPFRYHHRGTMATIGRHAAVAELKGGVRLTGPLAWFAWLALHLVQLIGFRNRLQVLINWAWNYFTYDRSARLIFHVQPVPADYLPTYTTDQTATSA; encoded by the coding sequence ATGGCACAGGATCGTCCCCGGGTGGTGATCGTGGGCGCCGGCTTTGGCGGGCTGACACTGGCGCGGGCGCTGCGCCGTGACCCCGTCGAAGTGGTGCTGATCGACCGCCAGAACTACCACACCTTCCAGCCGCTGCTCTACCAGGTGGCCACGGCGGGCCTGGAGCCGGAAGAAATTGCCCACGCCGTGCGCGGCATCTTTCAGGGACGCCGCAATTTCCGCTTCGTCATGGGGACGGTGGTGGGCGTCGACTGGAACGCGCAGGCGGTGCTGCTGGAAGATGGCGACCGCATCGGCTTCGACTATCTGGTGCTGGCCACCGGCGCAGTTACCCATTACTTCGGCATTGACGGCGCTGCGACACATGCTTTTCCCTTGAAGACCCTTGAAGATGCCATTGCCCTGCGCAGCCACATTATCCGCCAATTCGAGGAAGCCGATCGCCATCCGGAACGCATCCGGGAAGGCTTGCTCAATATTGTAGTGGTAGGAGGAGGGCCGACCGGCATCGAAATGGCAGGGGCCCTGGTGGAATGGTTCGAGCTGGTCTTCCGCAAAGACTATCCGCATCTGCCTATGAATCGGGCCCGGGTGCTACTCGTCGAGGCGCTCGATACGGTCCTGGCCACTTACGATGAGCGGCTCCAGCAGTACGCCCGCCAGCAGCTTCGCCAGCGTGGCGTTGAACTCCATCTGGGCGATCCGGTGGCCCGGGTCACTTCGGAAGCTGTTTACCTGCAGAGCGGCGAACGCATTCCTACACGGACGGTCATTTGGGCCGCTGGCGTACGCGCCAGCCCACTGGCCGACCGGCTGGGGCTGCCGCAGACGCGCGGCGGGCGCATCGAAGTAGAAGCAGACCTGCGCGTGCCCGGCTATCCGAACGTGTTTGTCATTGGCGACCTGGCCGCCAGCCGCGACGAAGAAGGACGCCTGCATCCTCAGATGGCACCGGTAGCAATCCAAGGGGCACGACATGTCGCCCGGCAGATTCAGCGTTTGCTGCAGGGGCAGGAGACCGAGCCGTTTCGCTACCATCATCGGGGCACGATGGCCACCATTGGTCGCCATGCCGCTGTAGCCGAGCTGAAAGGAGGCGTGCGCCTGACGGGTCCGCTGGCCTGGTTTGCCTGGCTGGCCCTTCATCTGGTCCAGCTCATCGGCTTCCGAAACCGGCTCCAGGTGCTTATCAATTGGGCCTGGAACTACTTCACTTACGACCGCAGCGCCCGTCTTATCTTCCACGTGCAACCCGTCCCGGCTGACTATCTGCCGACGTACACCACTGATCAGACGGCAACCAGCGCCTAA
- the nhaA gene encoding Na+/H+ antiporter NhaA, with protein sequence MQERGSRITDRLFRPFQEFFHTEAASGTLLLLSAVIALVWANSPWGETYRALWEMKWTIGPEGAALSKSLLHWINDGLMVLFFLLVGLEIKRELLVGELSSPRKAGLAIAGAIGGMIVPALLYLTLNAGGAGERGWGIPMATDIAFALGVLALLGRGLPVGLRVFLAALAIVDDLGAVLVIALFYTADLSVGALLAAAVVWGLLWACNLLGVRQLWVYGLLGVLLWLAVFKSGVHATVAGVLLALTIPARREIDGAAFLREVQGLLDVFRKNPGTGRLLSADQRDAVYSLEQACERVEAPLTRLEHGLHGLVAYGIMPLFALANAGVVLGGDSGLSLTHPVTLGVVLGLLLGKPIGVLLASWLAVRLRLAELPAGVTWGQLLGVGCLCGIGFTMALFIAGLAFPTPLLLDQAKLGILGASLLAGLLGWVFLARARKIQQAEALSE encoded by the coding sequence ATGCAGGAGCGTGGTTCTCGTATTACGGATCGCCTGTTTCGTCCCTTTCAGGAGTTCTTTCACACCGAGGCGGCCAGCGGCACTCTTTTGTTGCTCAGTGCCGTGATCGCGCTGGTCTGGGCCAATTCGCCCTGGGGCGAGACGTACCGGGCACTCTGGGAGATGAAGTGGACCATCGGCCCCGAAGGAGCGGCGCTTTCCAAGTCGCTGCTCCACTGGATCAACGACGGGTTGATGGTGCTGTTTTTCCTGCTGGTGGGCCTGGAGATCAAGCGGGAGCTGCTGGTGGGCGAGCTGTCGTCGCCGCGCAAGGCCGGACTGGCGATAGCCGGGGCGATCGGGGGCATGATCGTGCCGGCGCTGCTGTACCTGACGCTCAATGCGGGCGGCGCGGGCGAGCGCGGATGGGGAATTCCGATGGCCACCGACATCGCCTTTGCGCTGGGCGTGCTCGCCCTGCTGGGGCGCGGATTGCCCGTGGGGTTGCGCGTGTTCCTGGCGGCGCTGGCCATTGTGGACGATCTGGGGGCCGTGCTGGTGATCGCGCTGTTCTACACGGCCGATCTGTCGGTAGGTGCGCTGCTGGCGGCCGCCGTCGTCTGGGGGTTGCTCTGGGCGTGCAACCTGCTGGGCGTGCGCCAGCTCTGGGTGTACGGTCTGCTGGGGGTGCTGCTCTGGCTGGCCGTGTTCAAGTCGGGCGTGCACGCCACGGTGGCCGGCGTGCTGCTGGCCCTGACGATTCCCGCCCGCCGGGAGATCGACGGCGCGGCGTTTCTGCGCGAGGTGCAGGGGCTACTGGACGTATTCCGTAAAAATCCGGGCACGGGTCGGTTGCTCAGCGCGGACCAGCGCGACGCGGTCTATTCGCTGGAGCAGGCCTGCGAGCGGGTCGAGGCGCCGCTGACGCGCCTGGAGCACGGACTGCATGGCCTGGTCGCCTACGGCATCATGCCGCTGTTTGCGCTGGCCAATGCGGGCGTGGTGCTCGGGGGCGACAGCGGGCTCAGCCTGACGCACCCGGTCACGCTCGGGGTGGTGCTGGGGCTGCTGCTTGGCAAGCCGATCGGCGTGCTGCTGGCATCCTGGCTGGCGGTGCGCCTGCGACTGGCCGAACTACCGGCCGGCGTGACCTGGGGCCAGCTGCTGGGTGTGGGATGTCTGTGCGGCATCGGGTTCACGATGGCGCTGTTCATCGCCGGGCTGGCTTTTCCTACCCCGCTGCTGCTGGATCAGGCCAAGCTGGGCATTCTGGGCGCTTCGCTGCTGGCCGGGCTGCTCGGCTGGGTGTTTCTGGCAAGGGCACGAAAAATTCAACAGGCCGAAGCCCTTTCGGAGTGA
- a CDS encoding sodium-dependent bicarbonate transport family permease, which produces MLEILLTNLLSPIVLAFALGIIAQLIRSDLSFPEPLYQALSIYLLLAIGLKGGAELSHTPWAVVIWPALVTLALGMLTPITSYVVLRKIGRMDRINAAAIAAHYGSVSAVTFIAAQAFGQLQGNPAEGFMPALVAMLEVPAIVVALMIAFTRSNHHGSWREGLHEVLAGRSVVLLVGGLVIGYLSGMEGLKQVEPFFVNGFKGALTLFLLEMGLVAARRLRDLKKVGAFLVGFGIVMPILHGALAVVLGHWAGLSVGGSAVLGAMVASASYIAAPAAVRISLPEANPTFYLTASLGITFPFNLTLGIPLYFALAQWIGG; this is translated from the coding sequence ATGCTGGAGATCCTGCTGACGAACCTGCTCTCGCCCATCGTTCTGGCCTTTGCCCTTGGTATCATTGCCCAGCTGATTCGCAGCGATCTTTCGTTTCCCGAGCCGCTTTACCAGGCGCTTTCGATCTACCTGCTGCTGGCTATCGGGCTCAAGGGCGGGGCCGAGCTGAGCCACACGCCCTGGGCCGTGGTGATCTGGCCGGCGCTGGTGACGCTGGCGCTGGGCATGCTGACGCCGATCACGTCGTACGTGGTGCTGCGCAAGATCGGCCGCATGGACCGGATCAACGCGGCGGCCATCGCGGCGCACTACGGCTCGGTCTCGGCCGTGACGTTTATCGCGGCACAGGCCTTCGGGCAGCTTCAGGGCAATCCGGCCGAAGGGTTCATGCCGGCGCTGGTGGCCATGCTCGAAGTGCCGGCCATCGTGGTGGCGCTGATGATCGCCTTCACGCGCTCGAACCATCACGGCTCCTGGCGCGAGGGGCTGCACGAAGTGCTGGCCGGTCGGAGTGTGGTACTGCTCGTGGGTGGACTGGTCATCGGGTATCTGTCGGGTATGGAAGGGCTCAAGCAGGTGGAGCCCTTTTTTGTGAACGGCTTCAAGGGGGCGCTCACGCTCTTCCTGCTCGAGATGGGGCTGGTGGCTGCCCGGCGCCTGCGCGATCTGAAGAAAGTGGGGGCGTTTCTGGTGGGATTCGGCATTGTGATGCCCATCCTGCACGGCGCGCTGGCCGTCGTGCTGGGCCACTGGGCCGGGCTGTCGGTGGGAGGAAGTGCGGTGCTGGGCGCCATGGTGGCCAGCGCGTCCTACATTGCAGCGCCGGCCGCCGTGCGCATCTCGCTTCCCGAAGCCAACCCGACGTTCTACCTGACGGCTTCGCTGGGCATTACCTTCCCGTTCAACCTGACGCTGGGAATCCCGCTGTATTTTGCTCTGGCACAATGGATCGGAGGATAA
- the rnc gene encoding ribonuclease III — protein MRGLLERLQRWLQPAETTAPETTETLEIMRHLTDLPVRNAALYEQALTHRSVLRGQPDSHLHSNERLEFLGDAVLGFVVAAYLYEHFPDRNEGFLTRLRAKLVNREALAQAARRLGLSAHVRLSENMERAGGRDNDSILSDAFEALVGAIYLDLGLEAARAFVERALLAPLDLEALARRPDNYKSLLLEFAQARGWPQPRYRVVAEEGPSHARTFTVEAWIGNRRLGRGTAGSKKQAEQQAAREALARLQATETVEEDGT, from the coding sequence ATGAGAGGATTGCTGGAGCGACTGCAGAGGTGGCTGCAACCGGCCGAAACGACGGCGCCGGAGACAACCGAGACGCTGGAAATCATGCGGCACCTGACGGACCTTCCGGTCCGTAATGCCGCGCTCTATGAACAGGCGCTGACGCACCGCAGCGTGCTGCGCGGGCAGCCCGACAGTCATCTGCATTCGAACGAGCGGCTGGAGTTTCTGGGCGACGCCGTGCTGGGCTTCGTTGTGGCGGCCTATCTGTACGAGCACTTCCCGGATCGCAACGAGGGCTTCCTGACCCGGCTTCGGGCCAAGCTGGTCAATCGCGAGGCGCTGGCGCAGGCCGCCCGTCGGCTGGGACTGAGCGCGCACGTGCGGCTGAGTGAAAACATGGAGCGGGCCGGCGGACGGGACAACGATTCGATTCTGTCGGACGCGTTCGAAGCGCTCGTCGGGGCGATCTATCTGGATCTGGGGTTGGAGGCCGCGCGCGCGTTCGTGGAGCGTGCGCTGCTGGCGCCGCTCGATCTGGAGGCGCTGGCCCGGCGGCCGGACAACTACAAGAGCCTGTTGCTTGAATTCGCCCAGGCGCGGGGGTGGCCGCAGCCGCGCTATCGCGTGGTGGCCGAAGAGGGACCCAGCCATGCCCGGACCTTCACCGTGGAGGCCTGGATCGGCAACCGACGGCTGGGTCGGGGCACGGCTGGCAGTAAGAAACAGGCCGAGCAGCAGGCCGCCCGGGAGGCGCTCGCCCGCCTGCAGGCGACCGAAACGGTCGAGGAAGACGGCACCTGA
- a CDS encoding damage-control phosphatase ARMT1 family protein — MNVTVVVPPPLRGTDPDSFAERTVRERWPRIVAQTIRENDFPEAVNERLWALHRELPDGPIRPIQDPGAPDLPLWDEWVAPHLGETWASAPWLFTEHYLYRRILEATGYFQPGPTYLHDPFRKQKTEALDPAAEAVIVLARAANERATQPELARAQLPLLVRTALWGNQIDLSMWSADEAPRHLGTDRETAHLLADDTDALLAHLEAVAPARIDLLADNAGFELLCDLVLVDGLLAAGYAHTVVLHLKAHPTFVSDAMIADVLETLDMLAAAPDSAPRALTERLRGYLAAGRLRLSDSFIWNCPLPMRAFPKLPLADLARSDLVIAKGDANYRRLVDDAHWPFTTPFAEVVAYFPAPLLALRTLKAEVVVGLDEARIREVAAQDPEWMTNGHWGVIQFYRPAR; from the coding sequence ATGAACGTAACCGTTGTCGTTCCGCCGCCGTTGCGGGGTACCGATCCGGACTCGTTTGCCGAACGCACGGTTCGAGAGCGCTGGCCGCGCATTGTGGCCCAGACGATTCGCGAAAACGACTTTCCCGAAGCGGTCAACGAGCGGCTGTGGGCACTGCACCGGGAGCTGCCGGACGGCCCCATCCGTCCGATTCAGGATCCGGGCGCCCCGGATCTGCCGCTCTGGGATGAGTGGGTGGCCCCACATCTGGGTGAAACCTGGGCCTCGGCACCCTGGCTTTTTACCGAACACTACCTGTACCGGCGCATCCTCGAAGCGACCGGCTATTTCCAGCCCGGTCCTACCTATCTGCATGATCCGTTTCGGAAGCAGAAAACGGAAGCACTGGATCCGGCCGCCGAGGCCGTGATTGTGCTGGCCCGTGCCGCCAACGAGCGGGCCACGCAGCCGGAGCTGGCCCGCGCCCAGTTGCCCCTGCTGGTACGTACGGCGCTCTGGGGCAATCAGATCGACCTGAGCATGTGGTCGGCCGACGAAGCGCCCCGTCACCTGGGCACCGATCGGGAAACGGCCCACCTGCTGGCCGACGACACCGACGCGCTGCTGGCCCACCTCGAAGCGGTGGCACCGGCCCGCATCGACCTGCTGGCCGACAACGCCGGCTTCGAGCTGCTGTGCGACCTGGTGCTCGTCGATGGCCTGCTGGCGGCCGGCTACGCCCACACCGTCGTACTGCACCTGAAGGCGCACCCCACGTTCGTCTCCGACGCGATGATCGCGGACGTGCTGGAGACGCTCGACATGCTAGCCGCCGCTCCAGATTCCGCTCCCCGCGCTCTGACCGAACGCCTGCGTGGCTATCTGGCGGCGGGACGTCTTCGCCTTTCGGACAGCTTCATCTGGAACTGTCCGCTGCCCATGCGGGCCTTCCCGAAGCTTCCGCTGGCCGATCTGGCCCGCTCCGACCTGGTCATCGCCAAAGGCGACGCCAACTACCGCCGCCTGGTGGACGACGCCCACTGGCCCTTTACGACGCCTTTTGCCGAAGTGGTAGCGTACTTTCCGGCACCGCTGCTGGCGCTGCGCACGCTCAAAGCCGAAGTGGTGGTGGGACTCGACGAAGCGCGCATCCGCGAAGTCGCCGCGCAGGACCCGGAGTGGATGACAAATGGTCACTGGGGCGTGATTCAGTTCTACCGCCCTGCCCGCTGA